In Malus sylvestris chromosome 15, drMalSylv7.2, whole genome shotgun sequence, a single genomic region encodes these proteins:
- the LOC126605152 gene encoding uncharacterized protein LOC126605152 produces the protein MWGFGGRCYWGRKERRSDGVEGIVVLFAWMSSQERQLKSFVELYSSLGWNSLVCHSQFLNMFFPEKATTIATDILNELVEELKIKPCPVVFASFSGGPKACMLKVLQIIEGTCEAKLNLDDCRLVKDCISGHIFDSCPVDFTSDLGAKFVLHPSVLKISKPPRFASWMAQSIASGLDALFLNRFESQRAEYWQTLYSTIGMQAPYLILCSENDDLAPYQVIYNFSQRLRELGADVKLVKWNGSPHVGHYKHYPVDYKAAITELLGKATRVYSQRIRRLEGETIGMQATQDEIVDNEPMSSLTKAAGGSNGFRGVTLASSDHFFTPGSMEYEGGRDIGSMQDERKEGIIHLPNTPTPSMNAHGVLGQILFDVCVPKTVEDWDIKSSSGSLNGKGSSIASRRRHAPFNPIKCIRRSRL, from the exons ATGTGGGGGTTCGGGGGTCGGTGTtattggggaaggaaggagcGGCGGAGCGATGGGGTTGAAGGGATAGTGGTGCTGTTTGCGTGGATGTCGAGCCAGGAGAGGCAGCTGAAGAGCTTCGTGGAGCTCTACTCGTCTTTGGGTTGGAACTCTCTGGTCTGCCACTCTCAATTTCTCAATAT GTTCTTCCCTGAGAAGGCTACAACTATAGCAACGGATATTCTAAATGAACTTGTTGAG GAGTTGAAGATTAAGCCTTGCCCAGTGGTCTTCGCTTCTTTTTCTGGTGGTCCAAAAGCCTGTATGCTCAAAGTTCTTCAG ATAATTGAGGGAACTTGTGAAGCAAAACTGAATCTG GATGATTGCCGACTGGTTAAAGACTGTATTTCTGGCCACATCTTTGATTCCTGTCCAGTGGACTTTACTAGTGATCTGGGTGCTAAATTCGTTCTTCACCCAAGTGTCCTGAAAATATCTAAGCCACCAAGATTTGCATCCTGGATGGCGCAGAGCATTGCATCTGGGCTCGATGCGCTCTTTCTTAACAGGTTTGAGTCACAACGTGCTGAGTATTGGCAGACTCTCTACTCCACAATT GGCATGCAGGCGCCGTATCTCATCTTATGCTCGGAGAATGATGATCTTGCCCCCTATCAAGTTATCTATAATTTTTCGCAACGCTTACGAGAACTTGGGGCTGATGTTAAACTAGTAAAATGGAATGGTTCTCCTCACGTAG GTCATTACAAGCATTATCCAGTTGACTACAAGGCTGCCATAACCGAACTCCTTGGTAAAGCAACCAGAGTTTATTCCCAAAGAATTAGACGGCTGGAAGGGGAAACAATTGGCATGCAGGCAACACAAGATGAGATCGTTGACAATGAACCAATGAGTAGCCTTACAAAAGCTGCGGGAGGCTCAAATGGGTTTCGAGGAGTCACTCTGGCCTCAAGTGATCACTTCTTCACGCCCGGCTCAATGGAGTACGAGGGAGGTAGAGATATTGGGTCCATGCAAGACGAACGCAAGGAAGGGATAATTCACCTGCCTAACACGCCAACTCCAAGCATGAATGCCCACGGGGTTCTTGGTCAGATCCTTTTCGACGTCTGTGTTCCAAAGACTGTTGAGGATTGGGATATAAAGTCGTCATCAGGTTCTTTGAACGGGAAAGGCAGCTCAATCGCTTCAAGAAGACGACATGCCCCCTTTAATCCAATCAAGTGCATACGTCGCTCAAGATTATAA
- the LOC126601171 gene encoding B3 domain-containing protein At3g19184-like isoform X1 produces the protein MVTPNLSYEESRRQRMEENKKRMEALNLPMLAQSLKKNPNSPKPSPMKRAKARTVEKQLVEVRRSSRVANLPTPVYKEVKVVVDREMRPRRYSTNRHRDLSNRVYASDEARDDATARAEALESGLGSSYPTMVKPMLQSHVTGGFWLGLPKYFCSKNLPKRDDIVTLIDEDEDECKVIYLAEKRGLSGGWRGFAIDHGLVDGDALVFQLIRPKTLKVYIIRVERAE, from the exons ATGGTGACGCCTAACTTATCATACGAGGAGTCTCGCCGGCAGCGAATGGAGGAAAACAAGAAGAGAATGGAAGCTCTGAATCTGCCTATGCTTGCTCAATCTcttaaaaaaaacccaaattctCCAAAACCCTCCCCT ATGAAGCGCGCGAAGGCCCGCACGGTGGAGAAGCAGCTGGTGGAGGTGAGGAGGTCCTCCCGGGTGGCAAATCTTCCGACCCCAGTCTACAAAGAAGTG AAGGTTGTGGTGGATCGGGAGATGAGGCCCAGAAGGTATTCTACTAATAGACATAGGGATTTGTCGAACCGGGTTTATGCTTCGGATGAGGCCAGAGATGACGCCACTGCGAGAGCTGAGGCATTAGAGTCCGGTTTGGGATCCAGTTACCCGACCATGGTGAAACCGATGCTGCAATCCCATGTCACTGGTGGATTCTGGCTG GGTCTTCCAAAATATTTCTGCAGCAAGAACCTCCCGAAACGTGATGATATTGTGACTTTGATAGATGAAGATGAGGATGAGTGCAAGGTTATATACTTGGCTGAGAAAAGAGGACTCAGTGGTGGATGGAGAGGGTTCGCAATTGATCATGGTTTGGTGGATGGGGATGCATTGGTCTTTCAACTAATTCGGCCTAAAACACTCAAG GTGTACATTATAAGGGTGGAAAGAGCTGAATAG
- the LOC126601171 gene encoding B3 domain-containing protein At3g19184-like isoform X2: MVTPNLSYEESRRQRMEENKKRMEALNLPMLAQSLKKNPNSPKPSPMKRAKARTVEKQLVEVRRSSRVANLPTPVYKEVVVVDREMRPRRYSTNRHRDLSNRVYASDEARDDATARAEALESGLGSSYPTMVKPMLQSHVTGGFWLGLPKYFCSKNLPKRDDIVTLIDEDEDECKVIYLAEKRGLSGGWRGFAIDHGLVDGDALVFQLIRPKTLKVYIIRVERAE, from the exons ATGGTGACGCCTAACTTATCATACGAGGAGTCTCGCCGGCAGCGAATGGAGGAAAACAAGAAGAGAATGGAAGCTCTGAATCTGCCTATGCTTGCTCAATCTcttaaaaaaaacccaaattctCCAAAACCCTCCCCT ATGAAGCGCGCGAAGGCCCGCACGGTGGAGAAGCAGCTGGTGGAGGTGAGGAGGTCCTCCCGGGTGGCAAATCTTCCGACCCCAGTCTACAAAGAAGTG GTTGTGGTGGATCGGGAGATGAGGCCCAGAAGGTATTCTACTAATAGACATAGGGATTTGTCGAACCGGGTTTATGCTTCGGATGAGGCCAGAGATGACGCCACTGCGAGAGCTGAGGCATTAGAGTCCGGTTTGGGATCCAGTTACCCGACCATGGTGAAACCGATGCTGCAATCCCATGTCACTGGTGGATTCTGGCTG GGTCTTCCAAAATATTTCTGCAGCAAGAACCTCCCGAAACGTGATGATATTGTGACTTTGATAGATGAAGATGAGGATGAGTGCAAGGTTATATACTTGGCTGAGAAAAGAGGACTCAGTGGTGGATGGAGAGGGTTCGCAATTGATCATGGTTTGGTGGATGGGGATGCATTGGTCTTTCAACTAATTCGGCCTAAAACACTCAAG GTGTACATTATAAGGGTGGAAAGAGCTGAATAG
- the LOC126601170 gene encoding B3 domain-containing protein At5g42700-like isoform X1, with translation MVTAKSKLSYEESRQQRLEENKKRMEALNLPMLAQALNKTPNSPKPSPMKRAGKPRTYEVQMVEVRRSTRVANRPAPDYKEVVAERVMIPRRSYSTNRHRDVANRVYASDEARAAAMVKADELEASLGSDHPTLVKTMLQSHVTGGFWLVNIILIFSLYAVCLGLQVSFCKNHLPKGDEVMTLIDEDGDEYPTIYLARKTGLSGGWKGFAVAHDLVDGDALVFQLIRPTTFKVYIIRVERPGQASSEGST, from the exons ATGGTGACGGCAAAGTCTAAATTGTCGTACGAGGAGTCTCGCCAGCAGCGATTGGAGGAAAACAAAAAGAGAATGGAAGCTCTCAATCTGCCTATGCTTGCTCAAGCTCttaacaaaaccccaaattctccCAAACCCTCCCCT ATGAAGCGCGCCGGGAAGCCTCGCACGTATGAGGTGCAGATGGTGGAGGTGAGGAGGTCCACTCGGGTTGCAAATCGACCTGCACCCGATTACAAAGAA GTTGTGGCGGAGCGAGTAATGATTCCGAGAAGGAGCTACTCCACTAATCGGCATAGGGATGTGGCGAACCGGGTGTATGCTTCCGATGAAGCCAGAGCCGCCGCGATGGTGAAAGCCGACGAATTAGAGGCCAGTTTGGGATCCGATCACCCGACACTTGTGAAAACAATGCTGCAATCACATGTCACTGGTGGATTCTGGCTGGTAAACATTATTCTCATCTTTTCACTGTATGCTGTTTGTCTG GGTCTTCAAGTCAGCTTCTGCAAGAACCACCTCCCTAAGGGTGATGAAGTTATGACACTGATCGATGAAGATGGCGACGAGTACCCGACCATATACTTGGCCCGAAAAACAGGACTCAGCGGCGGATGGAAAGGATTTGCAGTTGCTCATGATCTGGTGGATGGTGATGCATTGGTTTTTCAATTGATCCGGCCTACGACGTTCAAG GTGTACATTATACGGGTGGAAAGACCCGGACAGGCAAGCTCAGAAGGATCAACTTAG
- the LOC126604252 gene encoding probable protein phosphatase 2C 12, translating into MSTKSENHQTVPLSVLLKRELANEKIERPEIIHGQASQSKKGEDFTLVKTECQRIVGDGVSTYSVFGLFDGHNGSAAAIYSKENLLTNVLAAIPSDLNRDEWVAALPRAFVAGFVKTDKEFQERSQTSGTTVTFVIIEGWVISVASVGDSRCIVEPAEGGVYYLSADHRLEINEEERQRITSSGGEVGRLNTGGGAEIGPLRCWPGGLCLSRSIGDMDVGEFIVPVPYVKQIKLSTAGGRLIISSDGVWDALSAEEALDCCRGMPPDAAAAQIVKDAVGHKGLRDDTTCIVIDILPQEKPQASLPQPKRQGKGVLFKSMFKKKSSESSSSVEKEYIEPDEVEELFEEGSASLSERLDTKYPLCNMFKLFMCAVCQVEIKPGEGISIHAGSSNPGKLRPWDGPFLCSSCQGKKEAMEGKRPSGRRHDSDSD; encoded by the exons ATGTCCACTAAGAGCGAAAATCATCAAACTGTTCCGCTTTCGGTGCTGCTCAAGCGTGAATTGGCCAATGAGAAGATTGAGAGACCGGAGATTATACACGGTCAGGCGAGTCAGAGCAAGAAAGGAGAGGATTTCACGTTGGTAAAGACGGAATGTCAAAGAATTGTGGGAGATGGAGTTTCTACGTATTCAGTTTTCGgg CTATTTGACGGGCATAATGGGTCAGCAGCCGCTATTTACTCCAAGGAGAATCTTCTAACTAATGTTTTGGCTGCTATCCCTTCAGATCTAAATAGAGATGAATGGGTAGCAGCATTGCCAAGGGCTTTTGTAGCAGGCTTCGTCAAAACAGACAAAGAATTCCAAGAGAgat CTCAAACGTCAGGAACAACTGTCACGTTTGTGATTATAGAAGGATGGGTCATATCTGTTGCATCTGTCGGCGATTCTCGTTGCATAGTTGAACCTGCTGAAGGTGGAGTTTACTATTTATCAGCAGATCATAGGCTTGAAATCAATGAAGAGGA GAGACAGCGTATCACCTCAAGTGGGGGCGAAGTTGGTCGGCTTAATACTGGTGGTGGGGCAGAG ATCGGTCCTTTGAGGTGTTGGCCTGGTGGCTTGTGTCTATCACGATCCATTGGTGATATGGACGTGGGGGAGTTCATTGTTCCTGTTCCTTATGTAAAGCAAATCAAG TTGTCAACCGCAGGTGGCAGACTTATCATATCAAGTGATGGTGTCTGGGATGCTTTGTCTGCAGAAGAAGCCCTTGATTGTTGCCGTGGGATGCCACCGGACGCTGCAGCTGCACAAATTGTAAAG GATGCTGTAGGGCATAAGGGACTTCGGGATGATACAACCTGCATTGTGATCGATATTTTACCACAAGAGAAGCCACAAGCTTCGTTACCCCAACCAAAGAGGCAGGGAAAAGGAGTGTTGTTTAAATCCATGTTTAAGAAAAAATCATCTGAATCATCTTCTAGTGTTGAAAAAGAATATATTGAGCCAGATGAGGTGGAGGAGTTATTTGAGGAAGGTTCTGCTTCGCTTTCTGAAAG GTTAGATACAAAATACCCGCTCTGCAACATGTTCAAATTGTTTATGTGTGCAGTTTGTCAAGTAGAAATTAAACCAGGAGAGGGTATTTCGATACACGCTGGATCATCGAACCCAGGAAAATTGCGACCTTGGGATGGCCCCTTCCTCTGCTCGAGTTGCCAAGGGAAAAAAGAGGCTATGGAGGGGAAGAGACCATCAGGAA GAAGACATGATAGCGATAGTGATTAG
- the LOC126601170 gene encoding B3 domain-containing protein At5g42700-like isoform X2, protein MVTAKSKLSYEESRQQRLEENKKRMEALNLPMLAQALNKTPNSPKPSPMKRAGKPRTYEVQMVEVRRSTRVANRPAPDYKEVVAERVMIPRRSYSTNRHRDVANRVYASDEARAAAMVKADELEASLGSDHPTLVKTMLQSHVTGGFWLGLQVSFCKNHLPKGDEVMTLIDEDGDEYPTIYLARKTGLSGGWKGFAVAHDLVDGDALVFQLIRPTTFKVYIIRVERPGQASSEGST, encoded by the exons ATGGTGACGGCAAAGTCTAAATTGTCGTACGAGGAGTCTCGCCAGCAGCGATTGGAGGAAAACAAAAAGAGAATGGAAGCTCTCAATCTGCCTATGCTTGCTCAAGCTCttaacaaaaccccaaattctccCAAACCCTCCCCT ATGAAGCGCGCCGGGAAGCCTCGCACGTATGAGGTGCAGATGGTGGAGGTGAGGAGGTCCACTCGGGTTGCAAATCGACCTGCACCCGATTACAAAGAA GTTGTGGCGGAGCGAGTAATGATTCCGAGAAGGAGCTACTCCACTAATCGGCATAGGGATGTGGCGAACCGGGTGTATGCTTCCGATGAAGCCAGAGCCGCCGCGATGGTGAAAGCCGACGAATTAGAGGCCAGTTTGGGATCCGATCACCCGACACTTGTGAAAACAATGCTGCAATCACATGTCACTGGTGGATTCTGGCTG GGTCTTCAAGTCAGCTTCTGCAAGAACCACCTCCCTAAGGGTGATGAAGTTATGACACTGATCGATGAAGATGGCGACGAGTACCCGACCATATACTTGGCCCGAAAAACAGGACTCAGCGGCGGATGGAAAGGATTTGCAGTTGCTCATGATCTGGTGGATGGTGATGCATTGGTTTTTCAATTGATCCGGCCTACGACGTTCAAG GTGTACATTATACGGGTGGAAAGACCCGGACAGGCAAGCTCAGAAGGATCAACTTAG
- the LOC126605921 gene encoding BRI1 kinase inhibitor 1-like: MATHQLEKTREMALDTFSRHEEERLKPLPKTAPASPPSSSSSPSHEFSFTLSLHTSSSTSNPNHQSKSKTTTPPSFAIDLSPADEIFFHGHLLPLQFLSHLPVSPRSSTNSLDSFTLPIKGPLEDQKPTRETATTYAENCIRNRNILNNKNNSCSSIDKRIPRQGSKHETRGRTKSKSFSIFGLPRRRKDCENGEKEENKEMKNKRKVKFDISHILKRYVRMLRPLLLFRGRREKGQFRPQPYSFSGNLSMLNKHELRGGRGEFSAPASIRTSPTNSGHLVATAATNVPCSTSDSTMEELQAAIQAAIAHCKNSNATEEKPKC, from the coding sequence ATGGCCACGCATCAGCTGGAAAAAACCAGAGAAATGGCTCTAGACACCTTCAGCAGGCATGAAGAAGAAAGGCTAAAACCGTTGCCAAAAACTGCCCCTGCCTCACCACCTTCATCTTCCTCCTCCCCCTCCCATGAATTCTCCTTCACTCTCTCGCTCCACACTTCTTCTTCCACATCAAACCCTAATCaccaatccaaatccaaaaccaccACCCCACCTTCTTTCGCCATTGATTTGTCCCCCGCAGACGAAATATTCTTCCACGGCCACCTCCTTCCTCTCCAGTTTCTCTCTCACCTGCCCGTCTCTCCTCGCTCCTCCACCAACTCGCTCGACAGCTTCACCCTCCCCATCAAAGGGCCGCTAGAAGATCAAAAACCAACCAGAGAAACCGCTACCACCTATGCCGAAAACTGCATTCGAAACCGAAACATCCTAAACAACAAGAACAACAGCTGCAGCAGCATTGACAAGAGAATCCCACGTCAGGGAAGCAAACACGAGACCAGGGGAAGAACAAAGTCCAAGTCCTTTTCGATTTTCGGGCTTCCCAGACGGCGAAAAGATTGTGAAAATGGTGAAAAGGAGGAGAACAAggagatgaagaacaagagGAAGGTGAAGTTTGATATTAGTCATATACTGAAGAGGTACGTGAGAATGTTGAGGCCGCTGTTGTTGTttagagggaggagagagaaggggcAGTTCCGGCCGCAACCCTATTCGTTTTCAGGGAATTTGAGCATGTTAAACAAGCATGAGTTGAGAGGTGGGAGGGGGGAGTTTTCGGCTCCGGCATCGATAAGGACGTCTCCAACGAATAGCGGGCATCTTGTTGCAACTGCAGCTACAAATGTTCCTTGTTCTACAAGTGACAGCACCATGGAAGAGTTGCAGGCTGCAATTCAAGCTGCAATTGCTCACTGCAAGAACTCCAATGCCACAGAAGAGAAGCCCAAATGTTGA